In Lolium rigidum isolate FL_2022 chromosome 7, APGP_CSIRO_Lrig_0.1, whole genome shotgun sequence, the DNA window TAATTTGTAGCTTACTGAACTTTCCTGTAGCTACATCCAACTTGGTGGTATCTGTAAACTGAACTTAAGGGTGCAACTGTTGTATTTACCTCTTCTCTGTCCTTTTGGCTTTGATCAGTTTCTATTAGTTTTATTGCGACGCACTTTCTTCTACAAAACTGGTTTGCTGCTTTAGGTAAAGCATGTTGTTCTTCTGAAATTACTGTTTTGATTGAAAACACGTTAATCCATTTGAAGTCATGTCTGAAACAGGTGTACATGCTTTTCTACAGTTTGGGTTTACCATTTGATTTCGCTTGCTAATAATGCTGTGAATCTATAGGGTTCTCATAATCTGATAGCACTTATAATAACTGTCAACAACCAGAATAACATTAGGTTTTAATTGTCCATGTTAATCTGGTGATTTTTCCTAACTGTGTACTTACTAGAGTACTCTGTATCTCACTGAATTTCCACTGTAGCTACATCCAATTCGGTGGTATCTGTAAACTGCTAAACATTAATAAACAGTGTAAAGAATATTATTCAGCAAAGCATATAACCTAACTTTCAATATTTTCTCCTTGTATGTTGGTAGGTGGCAGAGCGGGCACTGTTTCTATGGAACAACGACCACATTGAGAACTTAATCAAGCAGAATTACAAGGTGATACTACCCATCATCTTTCCTGCACTTGAGAGAAATGCCCGGGGTCACTGGAACCAAGCTGTTAGGAGCCTGACATTGAATGTGCGCAAGCTATTCTCTGATCATGATTCTGCATTTTTCGGAGAGTGCATGCAGAAGTTTGACGATGATGAGCTCAGGCAGGAGGAATCCTCTTCGAAGCGAGAAGCCCTCTGGAAGCGCTTGGAGGAAATGGGTGGTATACCCAATGGCAAATCCAGTCAATAGAATACCCCATAGCAACCGCAATCGTGCAATCCTTTGAACCATGCGCGATTCTCTGGAACTTGGGCTGTGGTTGTAGTGttgaattttcttttctttttggttgGTGAGTTGGCTTCCCCCTGTTCTAGGCGGGTGGGGTTGTATTTGGTTTCGTGAGGATCAAAGGGAAACATACAGGAGAATTTCTGCGAGATTTGGCATGTGTAGTGTCATGAATCAGGATTTCGTATAGACCAATAAATAGCGTCAGGTTTTATTGAGGATATGATGTTGGGTGGTTTACTTGAATGACAAATGATCATTTTGTTGTCCTTGTATGAGCTAGCATTGTGTTTTGTTCTTTGtatgaaccttttttttttttggagaaagagGGCCTTGCCCTGGCTGGCTCCATTTCATAGAAAAGAAATCACGTCCATTACATCCAAAGATTTTTAACGCATCCAGCACCAAGAAGTTCACCAAGACCAGGAGAGCTACAGCCTCATGATCCCAAACTTAAAACACCCAAAAAGACTCACACGCAGCCAGCTTTATATAAAAGctaggtactccctccggtcctatgaAACACGTCTTAATTTTGTCTAAATTTTGGTATATTTAAACACTATTTAgcatctagatatattcaaatttaAGGAAAATTAAGACAAGTTTCATGGGACAGAGAGAGTATGAATTTTAGTTCCACACTTTCACTCACTGTTCAGTTTGAAAACACAGAGCATTTCATTTTGTAGAACAGATAGCACATCTACTCACAGATTTTCTCTTTCACGCATTGATTCCAAACTGAAATAAATGGATGGATTCATCATAGAAGCAGCAGTCGTTTTAGGCAATCCTCTGCAGACTGCAGTTATCTCTATCCATAATAGTTATGTTACAAGTCAAATTCTCAGATAAAAAAAAAGACTTTTGCTAACCCTCCTCCTTTGTGCTGATTTGATATGCAAAATGTAAAAGCTAAAACAAAGTCTTGTAAGGGAGCTTGAATAGGGTTCTAGCAATGAGATGCTCCAACACAAGGAAAGCCTACAGGTCAATGACTCGCGATAGCTTCTGGATGCGGTTCAGCAAGAAGTCTCCTTGCTTGATGGTAGACTGGTAGAAGGCGTTCCGTGAATCAGGTCGGTTTGTCTCCAGGACACCGGCAACTTTATCAATCTTGCAGTGAAGCTTCCCGGCAGCAATAAAGCGCGACAATTCCCTGCATCGGAGGTAAAATGTCAGCCACATCAAAATGGACATGCATGATATCAGAACCAGGACATGATGCCAGAAGTAACATCAACAAAAGCTCTTACTGGTCTATGAAATCAACTGTCACACCAAATGAGACAGCCATTGCTTCCATCGTCACACTCTTGTATGACTCAAGAAATTGTGAATAGACAACAGTGCGCACTTCACGCATGAAGTAGCGGAAATGAGGTTGCAAGTAACGGTCTAACTTGATCTGCTCTGTCAGGCCAGCTGAAAATGAATATCAAGCAGATATGAAAAATCCAAGGAGCTAACCCCAGCATAACCGTCAAACGAGCACTACCGATGATCATAAATAAATGCAAGAATAATTTTATGAGAGAACAAAATGTCTGTTACTTACAAAATGCCACAAAAAATGACTTGTACTGACAATTGTAGAGGGAATTGAGAAACTCAGACAGGTGAGGTACTTTGCCAATTACAGCCAGGATCTCAGGTGCGTCCACCACCTGTCAAAATACTTGTCAACCCAAATCCTATCCACAGCCAAGCCAACAAAGATGACTTGAAGGACAAAAGATGAATACGTACCTTTTGTTTGAGAGATACACGGTCCAACGTGATAACACTTGTAAGGACCGTGTAAAAGATGAACGTATCATAGGGGAACAACTCATAGGTCGTGAAAGTTGAAATGGAGTCCAAAAATAAGCTAGTAGCCTTCTTGAAGTCTCTAGTGGCCATACAGTACAAGCCTTCATACACTTTCAATCTGTTCTTCCTCTCCCAGTCACCACCCGCCTCAAACAAGCTTCAATCAGGAAAAGGAAG includes these proteins:
- the LOC124674056 gene encoding 26S proteasome non-ATPase regulatory subunit 6 produces the protein MDGGGGEEGKQQPHLVLAHKLFLLSQPDLDDLAKVGLRDDVLAAVKSDDMAALYESLGASGVLETDAALLTEMRGRIEEETRKFDEKIADAEENLGESEVREAHLAKSLYFIRVGEKEKALEQLKITEGKTVAVGQKMDLVFYALQIGLFHMDFDLISKSIDKAKILFEAGGDWERKNRLKVYEGLYCMATRDFKKATSLFLDSISTFTTYELFPYDTFIFYTVLTSVITLDRVSLKQKVVDAPEILAVIGKVPHLSEFLNSLYNCQYKSFFVAFSGLTEQIKLDRYLQPHFRYFMREVRTVVYSQFLESYKSVTMEAMAVSFGVTVDFIDQELSRFIAAGKLHCKIDKVAGVLETNRPDSRNAFYQSTIKQGDFLLNRIQKLSRVIDL